Proteins found in one Geomonas subterranea genomic segment:
- the nudC gene encoding NAD(+) diphosphatase, which yields MSYPETVNLPFNGEIIRTRFTQMKPDAASADGPGYWVLLQGDTLLLREGDLHRGELPEPLSDDGRALRFGAWDGAPVRVFTLARDEAVPQGLQAVSWTELPDQLATLYGVARQILHWEKLSRHCSRCGSGDMTRIAPTWGKRCGGCGHEHYPHIHPCVIVLIRRGEEFLLARKPEWAEGRYSLVAGFVDFGESLEECVAREVFEETGLKVSDVRYVGSQNWPFPSQLMAGFVARYESGEIAVEEDELEDARWFTRERMPPALPPKRSIARWIIDNFALGDSLG from the coding sequence ATGTCATACCCCGAGACCGTCAACCTCCCGTTCAACGGTGAGATCATCAGGACCAGGTTCACCCAGATGAAGCCCGACGCCGCGTCCGCGGACGGCCCGGGATACTGGGTGCTGCTGCAGGGGGACACGCTCCTGTTGCGGGAAGGGGATCTGCACCGCGGCGAGCTTCCCGAACCGCTCTCGGATGACGGTCGGGCCTTGCGTTTCGGCGCGTGGGACGGCGCTCCGGTGCGGGTTTTCACCCTCGCCAGGGATGAGGCCGTGCCGCAGGGGCTGCAGGCCGTCTCCTGGACCGAGCTCCCCGACCAGTTGGCGACCCTGTACGGGGTCGCCCGGCAGATCCTCCACTGGGAGAAGTTGAGCCGGCACTGCTCGCGCTGCGGCAGCGGCGACATGACCCGCATCGCCCCCACCTGGGGCAAGCGCTGCGGCGGCTGCGGCCACGAGCATTATCCCCATATCCATCCCTGCGTGATAGTGCTGATCAGGCGCGGAGAGGAATTCCTGCTGGCCCGCAAGCCGGAGTGGGCGGAGGGGCGCTACAGCCTTGTCGCCGGTTTCGTCGATTTCGGCGAGTCACTCGAGGAGTGCGTGGCGCGCGAGGTGTTCGAGGAGACCGGGCTGAAGGTGAGCGACGTCCGCTACGTGGGGAGCCAGAACTGGCCCTTTCCCAGCCAGCTCATGGCCGGGTTCGTGGCGCGCTACGAGTCGGGCGAGATCGCCGTCGAGGAGGACGAACTCGAGGACGCCCGGTGGTTCACCAGGGAGCGCATGCCTCCGGCGCTTCCCCCAAAACGGAGCATCGCCCGCTGGATCATCGACAACTTCGCCCTGGGTGACTCCCTCGGGTGA
- a CDS encoding agmatine deiminase family protein has product MTQNRRLPAEWELQDGVLMAWPHEASDWLPYLDQVRPVFAAIASTISQFERVVIAADDPDQVREELQAAGADLEQVRILPVETNDTWARDFGPITVLEEGAARLLNFGFNGWGLKFPSDLDNRINKTLQGQGVWNAPLDTVGLILEGGSIESDGKGTILTTEECLMNDNRNPHLTREELEEELHGLFGSDRFLWLSNGYLAGDDTDSHVDTLARICPDDTIAYVRCDDPEDEHYPALKAMEEEILAFRTRGGRPYRAIPLPWPSAVYDEEGQRLPATYANFLVINGAVLVPTYQDKNDAAALVAVGEAFPGYEIIGIDCLPLILQHGSLHCVTMQLPKGTLR; this is encoded by the coding sequence GTGACTCAGAATAGGAGATTACCGGCGGAGTGGGAACTCCAGGACGGCGTGCTGATGGCATGGCCGCACGAAGCCAGCGACTGGCTCCCCTACCTGGACCAGGTCCGGCCCGTCTTCGCCGCCATCGCAAGCACCATCAGCCAGTTCGAGAGAGTCGTGATAGCCGCCGACGATCCCGACCAGGTCCGCGAGGAGCTGCAGGCGGCGGGAGCCGACCTGGAACAGGTCAGGATCCTCCCGGTTGAAACCAACGACACCTGGGCCAGGGACTTCGGCCCCATCACCGTGCTGGAGGAGGGCGCCGCGAGGCTGCTCAACTTCGGCTTCAACGGCTGGGGCCTCAAGTTCCCCTCCGACCTCGACAACCGCATCAACAAGACGCTGCAGGGACAGGGCGTATGGAACGCCCCGCTCGACACCGTCGGGCTGATCCTCGAGGGTGGGAGCATCGAGAGCGACGGCAAAGGGACCATCCTCACCACCGAGGAGTGCCTGATGAACGACAACCGCAACCCGCACCTGACCCGCGAGGAGCTCGAGGAGGAGCTGCACGGCCTGTTCGGCAGCGACCGGTTTCTGTGGCTCTCCAACGGGTACCTGGCCGGCGACGACACCGATTCCCACGTCGACACCCTGGCGCGCATCTGCCCCGACGACACCATCGCCTACGTGCGCTGCGATGACCCGGAGGACGAGCATTACCCGGCCCTGAAGGCCATGGAGGAGGAGATCCTCGCCTTCCGCACCCGGGGCGGCCGGCCGTACCGCGCCATCCCCCTCCCCTGGCCGAGCGCGGTGTACGACGAGGAGGGGCAGAGGCTTCCGGCCACCTACGCCAACTTCCTGGTTATCAACGGCGCCGTGCTGGTGCCGACCTACCAGGACAAGAACGACGCCGCCGCGCTGGTCGCGGTAGGCGAGGCGTTCCCGGGATACGAGATCATCGGAATCGACTGTCTTCCGCTCATCCTGCAGCACGGC